A window from Zingiber officinale cultivar Zhangliang chromosome 7A, Zo_v1.1, whole genome shotgun sequence encodes these proteins:
- the LOC122001193 gene encoding uncharacterized protein LOC122001193 isoform X2 has protein sequence MASASEIILPIGTQKHDPAWKHCLMVRSAGRTKLKCVYCLKLFLGGGIHRIKEHLARHKGNASCCPKVPMEVQVAMQQSLDGSAARRKKKLKYSEEATNAQTAVPMQLEGSEVGSGMQMMQIQDVIDMGTVPVEVREEGVVSKPPEKVRKKRSRLASPLQNTLFQQQTPSLVADAGKSTIGGTVTRDQVCMAIGRFLFEAGVPLEAVNSPHFQSMVDALTLAGPGVGAFSYHDFRGWILRRSVEEMNNTLEQCRAAWSRTGCSVLADEWTTVTGKTLINFLVYCPEGTMFLKSIDASHIVSSADTLYELLKHVVEEVGERNVVQVMTNYTETHVAAGNKLTETFPTLFWTSCSSQCIEAILEDISKLGVISEVIENAKAITGFMYSHVAILNIMRNHTNGKDLILPCDSCSAMAFITLRNMISLKENLRAMVTSVEWLDSPFSRKPAGVLIADLICSLPFWSSCVAIVRITEPLLRVLKLVENNKKPAMGYIHLAIYQIKQAIKKELVKKADYMTYWEIIDWRWNRQLPCPLYAAAFFLNPRFFFSIQGDVSNEISSGMLDCIERLVPDANTQDKVQKELSLYKSSSGDFGRKMAIRARNTLLPAEWWSTYGGACPNLMRLAIHILSQTCSLRGSEQVHLPFEQIHNHRMNYLEHQRLCDLIFVHYNLRLQRR, from the exons ATGGCGTCGGCATCCGAAATCATCCTGCCGATCGGCACGCAGAAGCACGACCCGGCGTGGAAGCATTGCCTCATGGTACGGTCGGCCGGACGGACCAAACTCAAGTGCGTGTACTGCTTGAAGTTGTTCCTCGGAGGGGGCATCCATCGCATCAAGGAGCACCTCGCCCGGCATAAGGGAAACGCCTCCTGCTGCCCCAAGGTGCCTATGGAGGTGCAGGTTGCCATGCAGCAGAGCCTGGATGGCTCCGCggcgaggaggaagaaaaagCTTAAGTACTCAGAGGAGGCGACGAATGCTCAAACAGCGGTGCCGATGCAACTGGAAGGGAGTGAGGTAGGTTCCGGGATGCAGATGATGCAAATCCAGGATGTGATTGACATGGGCACAGTCCCGGTGGAGGTGAGAGAAGAGGGAGTTGTATCTAAACCTCCTGAAAAAGTACGGAAAAAGAGATCAAGGCTAGCTTCGCCTCTTCAAAACACTCTTTTCCAGCAACAGACTCCTTCCCTGGTTGCAGACGCCGGAAAATCTACCATTGGAGGCACCGTCACTAGGGACCAGGTTTGCATGGCTATTGGGAGGTTCCTATTTGAGGCTGGGGTGCCGTTGGAAGCTGTCAATTCGCCGCATTTCCAATCAATGGTAGACGCACTCACATTGGCTGGACCCGGGGTGGGAGCATTCTCTTATCACGACTTTCGCGGCTGGATATTGAGGAGATCAGTCGAAGAGATGAATAATACATTGGAGCAATGCAGGGCGGCATGGAGTCGCACTGGGTGCTCGGTGTTGGCAGATGAATGGACTACGGTAACTGGTAAGACTTTGATAAACTTTTTAGTCTACTGTCCCGAAGGAACAATGTTCCTCAAATCTATTGATGCTTCACACATTGTGTCATCTGCGGATACTCTGTATGAACTACTTAAGCATGTTGTAGAAGAAGTTGGTGAGAGAAATGTTGTTCAGGTGATGACAAATTATACTGAGACCCATGTTGCTGCTGGGAATAAGTTGACTGAGACTTTTCCTACCTTGTTTTGGACATCGTGTTCTTCTCAATGCATTGAGGCAATCCTAGAGGATATCAGTAAGTTGGGAGTGATAAGTGAGGTCATTGAGAATGCTAAAGCCATCACAGGATTTATGTACTCTCATGTAGCAATACTGAATATTATGAGGAATCACACAAACGGGAAAGATTTGATACTTCCTTGTGACAGTTGCTCAGCGATGGCCTTTATCACATTAAGGAATATGATTAGCTTAAAGGAGAACCTGAGAGCAATGGTTACTTCTGTAGAGTGGCTTGATTCACCATTTTCTAGAAAGCCTGCAGGAGTTTTAATTGCTGATCTTATTTGTAGCTTGCCATTTTGGTCTTCTTGTGTAGCAATTGTTCGAATAACAGAACCACTGTTGCGGGTTCTTAAATTAGTCGAGAACAATAAGAAACCAGCCATGGGATACATTCATCTTGCTATTTATCAAATCAAACAAGCAATAAAAAAAGAGCTTGTTAAGAAGGCAGATTACATGACATATTGGGAAATTATAGACTGGAGATGGAATAGACAACTGCCTTGTCCTCTTTATGCAGCTGCCTTCTTCTTGAATCCCCGCTTCTTCTTCAGCATTCAAGGAGATGTATCCAATGAGATATCATCTGGAATGCTTGATTGCATAGAAAGGCTTGTGCCTGATGCAAATACCCAAGACAAGGTCCAAAAGGAGCTCAGTCTATATAAAAGTTCGTCAGGGGACTTTGGAAGAAAAATGGCTATTAGAGCAAGAAACACTTTACTTCCTG CTGAGTGGTGGTCAACTTATGGAGGTGCTTGTCCAAACTTAATGCGTCTTGCCATTCACATACTCAGTCAAACTTGCAGTTTGAGGGGATCTGAACAAGTTCACCTTCCTTTCGAACAAATTCATAACCACAGAATGAACTATTTAGAACACCAACGTCTTTGTGACCTCATCTTCGTGCATTATAACTTGCGACTACAGCGAAG ATAA
- the LOC122001193 gene encoding uncharacterized protein LOC122001193 isoform X1 produces MASASEIILPIGTQKHDPAWKHCLMVRSAGRTKLKCVYCLKLFLGGGIHRIKEHLARHKGNASCCPKVPMEVQVAMQQSLDGSAARRKKKLKYSEEATNAQTAVPMQLEGSEVGSGMQMMQIQDVIDMGTVPVEVREEGVVSKPPEKVRKKRSRLASPLQNTLFQQQTPSLVADAGKSTIGGTVTRDQVCMAIGRFLFEAGVPLEAVNSPHFQSMVDALTLAGPGVGAFSYHDFRGWILRRSVEEMNNTLEQCRAAWSRTGCSVLADEWTTVTGKTLINFLVYCPEGTMFLKSIDASHIVSSADTLYELLKHVVEEVGERNVVQVMTNYTETHVAAGNKLTETFPTLFWTSCSSQCIEAILEDISKLGVISEVIENAKAITGFMYSHVAILNIMRNHTNGKDLILPCDSCSAMAFITLRNMISLKENLRAMVTSVEWLDSPFSRKPAGVLIADLICSLPFWSSCVAIVRITEPLLRVLKLVENNKKPAMGYIHLAIYQIKQAIKKELVKKADYMTYWEIIDWRWNRQLPCPLYAAAFFLNPRFFFSIQGDVSNEISSGMLDCIERLVPDANTQDKVQKELSLYKSSSGDFGRKMAIRARNTLLPAEWWSTYGGACPNLMRLAIHILSQTCSLRGSEQVHLPFEQIHNHRMNYLEHQRLCDLIFVHYNLRLQRRQIFRLKQFDPISVDNIDVVGDWVVEKNDLFSVDNEPLNWVSLNQPAEAQMQWVNLDDEEIEAFLAGIDDEMIQGAGKNVEDDGDVKEEVHADVSFT; encoded by the exons ATGGCGTCGGCATCCGAAATCATCCTGCCGATCGGCACGCAGAAGCACGACCCGGCGTGGAAGCATTGCCTCATGGTACGGTCGGCCGGACGGACCAAACTCAAGTGCGTGTACTGCTTGAAGTTGTTCCTCGGAGGGGGCATCCATCGCATCAAGGAGCACCTCGCCCGGCATAAGGGAAACGCCTCCTGCTGCCCCAAGGTGCCTATGGAGGTGCAGGTTGCCATGCAGCAGAGCCTGGATGGCTCCGCggcgaggaggaagaaaaagCTTAAGTACTCAGAGGAGGCGACGAATGCTCAAACAGCGGTGCCGATGCAACTGGAAGGGAGTGAGGTAGGTTCCGGGATGCAGATGATGCAAATCCAGGATGTGATTGACATGGGCACAGTCCCGGTGGAGGTGAGAGAAGAGGGAGTTGTATCTAAACCTCCTGAAAAAGTACGGAAAAAGAGATCAAGGCTAGCTTCGCCTCTTCAAAACACTCTTTTCCAGCAACAGACTCCTTCCCTGGTTGCAGACGCCGGAAAATCTACCATTGGAGGCACCGTCACTAGGGACCAGGTTTGCATGGCTATTGGGAGGTTCCTATTTGAGGCTGGGGTGCCGTTGGAAGCTGTCAATTCGCCGCATTTCCAATCAATGGTAGACGCACTCACATTGGCTGGACCCGGGGTGGGAGCATTCTCTTATCACGACTTTCGCGGCTGGATATTGAGGAGATCAGTCGAAGAGATGAATAATACATTGGAGCAATGCAGGGCGGCATGGAGTCGCACTGGGTGCTCGGTGTTGGCAGATGAATGGACTACGGTAACTGGTAAGACTTTGATAAACTTTTTAGTCTACTGTCCCGAAGGAACAATGTTCCTCAAATCTATTGATGCTTCACACATTGTGTCATCTGCGGATACTCTGTATGAACTACTTAAGCATGTTGTAGAAGAAGTTGGTGAGAGAAATGTTGTTCAGGTGATGACAAATTATACTGAGACCCATGTTGCTGCTGGGAATAAGTTGACTGAGACTTTTCCTACCTTGTTTTGGACATCGTGTTCTTCTCAATGCATTGAGGCAATCCTAGAGGATATCAGTAAGTTGGGAGTGATAAGTGAGGTCATTGAGAATGCTAAAGCCATCACAGGATTTATGTACTCTCATGTAGCAATACTGAATATTATGAGGAATCACACAAACGGGAAAGATTTGATACTTCCTTGTGACAGTTGCTCAGCGATGGCCTTTATCACATTAAGGAATATGATTAGCTTAAAGGAGAACCTGAGAGCAATGGTTACTTCTGTAGAGTGGCTTGATTCACCATTTTCTAGAAAGCCTGCAGGAGTTTTAATTGCTGATCTTATTTGTAGCTTGCCATTTTGGTCTTCTTGTGTAGCAATTGTTCGAATAACAGAACCACTGTTGCGGGTTCTTAAATTAGTCGAGAACAATAAGAAACCAGCCATGGGATACATTCATCTTGCTATTTATCAAATCAAACAAGCAATAAAAAAAGAGCTTGTTAAGAAGGCAGATTACATGACATATTGGGAAATTATAGACTGGAGATGGAATAGACAACTGCCTTGTCCTCTTTATGCAGCTGCCTTCTTCTTGAATCCCCGCTTCTTCTTCAGCATTCAAGGAGATGTATCCAATGAGATATCATCTGGAATGCTTGATTGCATAGAAAGGCTTGTGCCTGATGCAAATACCCAAGACAAGGTCCAAAAGGAGCTCAGTCTATATAAAAGTTCGTCAGGGGACTTTGGAAGAAAAATGGCTATTAGAGCAAGAAACACTTTACTTCCTG CTGAGTGGTGGTCAACTTATGGAGGTGCTTGTCCAAACTTAATGCGTCTTGCCATTCACATACTCAGTCAAACTTGCAGTTTGAGGGGATCTGAACAAGTTCACCTTCCTTTCGAACAAATTCATAACCACAGAATGAACTATTTAGAACACCAACGTCTTTGTGACCTCATCTTCGTGCATTATAACTTGCGACTACAGCGAAG GCAAATTTTTAGGCTCAAACAATTTGATCCTATTTCTGTAGATAATATTGATGTTGTGGGAGACTGGGTTGTTGAAAAAAATGATTTGTTCTCTGTTGATAACGAGCCTTTGAATTGGGTGTCACTGAACCAACCAGCAGAAGCTCAAATGCAATGGGTAAATCTAGATGATGAAGAAATTGAAGCTTTTCTTGCGG GCATTGATGATGAGATGATCCAAGGTGCTGGTAAGAATGTCGAAGATGATGGTGATGTAAAAGAGGAGGTTCATGCAGATGTTTCTTTTACATGA
- the LOC122001194 gene encoding tropinone reductase homolog At5g06060-like — protein sequence MRNNTYPSIRQDRSGLSVLSESFPTKNLGSEKEVMEAETSRLLNRWSLSGTTALVTGGSKGIGHAIVEELARFGSAVHTCSRHEAELQECVQKWRGCGLQVTGSVCDVSSPAEREKLMKEVDSIFGGKLNILVNNAAFGYRKPALEVTLEEYELTVRTNLDAGFHLSQLAYPLLKASGSGSIVFISSTASLLGIDTLSVYGATKGAINQLTRSLACEWAKDNIRANCVVPGLIKTPLSQWLVGKEEFKAVCARSIPIGRVGEPEEVAALVTFLCLPTSSYINGQVINADGGVSINGNAR from the exons ATGCGCAACAACACTTATCCCTCTATTCGACAGGATCGATCTGGCCTCAGTGTTCTTTCAGAATCATTTCCCACTAAAAACCTTGGCTCTGAGAAAGAAGTCATGGAGGCAGAAACTAGTCGCCTTCTCAATCGATGGTCTCTTTCCGGCACAACGGCTTTGGTCACTGGAGGCTCCAAAGGCATCGG ACATGCTATTGTGGAAGAACTAGCTAGATTTGGATCAGCGGTCCATACTTGCTCCCGCCATGAAGCAGAGCTCCAAGAGTGTGTGCAGAAATGGAGAGGCTGTGGACTCCAAGTAACTGGGTCAGTGTGCGACGTGTCATCCCCGGCTGAGAGAGAGAAGCTGATGAAGGAAGTCGACTCCATCTTCGGAGGGAAGCTCAATATTCTG GTTAACAATGCAGCGTTCGGTTATCGGAAGCCTGCTCTTGAAGTGACTCTGGAGGAGTATGAGCTCACTGTGCGCACCAACTTAGACGCAGGTTTCCATCTGAGCCAGCTCGCTTACCCTCTTCTCAAGGCTTCAGGAAGCGGTAGCATTGTTTTTATCTCCTCCACCGCTAGTCTTCTAGGAATCGATACGCTCTCTGTGTACGGAGCAACCAAAG GAGCGATAAATCAATTGACGAGAAGCCTTGCTTGCGAGTGGGCGAAAGACAACATCAGAGCCAATTGTGTGGTTCCAGGTCTCATCAAAACCCCCCTCTCTCAGTGG CTAGTTGGGAAGGAAGAGTTTAAAGCTGTGTGTGCTCGAAGTATTCCCATTGGACGTGTGGGAGAGCCAGAAGAGGTGGCAGCCCTGGTCACTTTCCTCTGTCTCCCGACGTCGTCCTACATCAATGGTCAAGTCATTAATGCAGATGGTGGCGTATCAATCAACGGTAACGCAAGATGA